In the genome of Deltaproteobacteria bacterium, one region contains:
- the gabT gene encoding 4-aminobutyrate--2-oxoglutarate transaminase: MTERSVQVPQGPFNVTPYFTARAKGAEIWDVEGKRYVDFAGGIGVVNVGHCNEKVVAAIKDQADKFIHTCFHIVMYEPYVELAGRLNQMTPGTFPKKTLFVNSGAEAVENAVKVARYASKRQAVIVFEGAFHGRTLLAMTLTSKVKPYKFGYGPFAPEVYRMPYAYCYRCAFGLTYPGCGLHCAHYLEDFFIDHVAAEETAAVVVEPVLGEGGFVVPPLEYFGIIHQICRKYGIALVADEVQTGICRTGKLFAMEHYGVEPDIVIMAKSLAGGLPLAAVTGRAEMMEASHVGGLGGTYGGNPISCRAALAVLDFITETDLTSRAARIGEILRSRFLDLQEKFPLIGDVRGLGAMMGIELVKDRKTKEPAPEAAKNLIKYCYEHGLILLTCGKFGNVIRTLMPLVITDDQLEEGLNIIEAGLAAVSQV, from the coding sequence ATGACCGAGCGATCAGTGCAGGTCCCTCAGGGTCCTTTTAACGTCACTCCCTATTTTACCGCCCGGGCCAAAGGGGCGGAGATATGGGATGTGGAGGGGAAACGATATGTTGATTTTGCCGGGGGAATCGGGGTCGTTAATGTGGGACACTGCAACGAAAAAGTTGTGGCCGCCATTAAAGACCAGGCCGACAAGTTTATCCATACCTGTTTTCACATCGTCATGTATGAGCCCTATGTGGAACTGGCCGGGAGGTTGAATCAGATGACCCCGGGGACCTTTCCTAAAAAAACTCTTTTTGTCAACAGCGGGGCTGAGGCCGTAGAAAATGCCGTCAAGGTGGCCCGCTATGCCTCCAAAAGACAGGCGGTCATTGTCTTTGAAGGGGCCTTCCACGGCCGGACCCTGCTGGCCATGACCTTGACCAGTAAGGTGAAACCTTATAAATTCGGATATGGTCCCTTTGCTCCGGAGGTTTACCGGATGCCCTATGCCTATTGTTATCGCTGTGCCTTTGGATTGACCTACCCCGGATGCGGGTTGCACTGCGCCCATTATCTCGAGGATTTTTTTATCGATCATGTGGCGGCAGAGGAAACGGCGGCTGTGGTGGTCGAACCGGTCCTGGGAGAGGGAGGCTTTGTGGTCCCCCCCCTGGAATATTTCGGAATTATTCATCAGATCTGCAGGAAATACGGGATTGCCCTGGTGGCCGATGAAGTTCAGACCGGCATTTGCCGGACCGGAAAGCTCTTCGCCATGGAGCACTATGGTGTGGAACCGGACATCGTCATCATGGCCAAGTCCCTGGCCGGGGGACTGCCCCTGGCGGCTGTGACCGGCAGGGCGGAGATGATGGAGGCTTCCCATGTGGGGGGTCTGGGAGGGACTTATGGAGGCAATCCCATTTCCTGCCGGGCCGCCCTGGCGGTTCTGGATTTTATCACTGAAACGGATTTGACTTCCCGGGCCGCCCGGATCGGAGAGATCCTGCGGAGCCGTTTTTTGGATTTGCAGGAGAAGTTTCCTCTTATCGGCGATGTGCGCGGCCTTGGGGCCATGATGGGCATAGAGCTGGTCAAAGATCGGAAAACCAAAGAACCGGCTCCGGAGGCCGCTAAAAACCTGATTAAGTACTGTTATGAACATGGGCTGATCTTATTGACCTGCGGGAAGTTCGGCAATGTCATTCGGACTCTCATGCCCCTGGTCATTACCGATGATCAATTGGAAGAAGGCTTAAACATCATTGAGGCAGGCCTGGCCGCCGTCAGCCAGGTCTGA